Proteins co-encoded in one Meiothermus sp. genomic window:
- a CDS encoding sodium:alanine symporter family protein: MDILTLNDYVNRAVYGEWMMLVFILVGLYLSLRAGFPQFSRLGVALRETLGAIRERFLSFGGQITPFQAAMVAMSATIGTGHIIGMVGAVLLGGPGAVLWMWVAYLVGMATKFSEAVLAVHFRRQYTDGSVLGGPMVYIRYGLGRRMAWLAALFALFTAIAAFGIGNLSQAGAVGAALAQEFNVPPAITGLLVALLVGILLAGGIRSVARFAQVVVPLKLVLFFLAILPLIFIHLENLPAAFVLVVSSAFSFQAAAGGAAGAAVSLGLAEILKAGVGRGIFANEAGLGSAAIAHAQAQVDHPVRQGFWGLTEMLLSLTVTTLMALTFIASGLWQRFLGGDRVEAARALFAEHPLGVAALGLMLAVFALGTMVSWGFYGEEGAAYLFGEGIRWPYRLTFATFAFVGPLGGLAALTSVADTLNGLMAIPNLIALLALGGLVGQLLREFFSGLPWQPPEEED; this comes from the coding sequence ATGGATATACTCACACTTAACGACTACGTCAATCGAGCGGTCTACGGTGAATGGATGATGTTGGTGTTCATCCTGGTGGGCCTGTACCTATCCCTTCGTGCAGGCTTTCCGCAGTTCAGTCGGCTAGGTGTTGCGCTTCGCGAAACACTGGGGGCCATCCGGGAGCGTTTCCTGAGCTTTGGAGGTCAGATTACGCCCTTCCAGGCCGCCATGGTTGCCATGTCGGCTACCATCGGAACCGGACATATCATCGGCATGGTGGGAGCAGTGCTGTTGGGGGGGCCTGGTGCGGTGTTGTGGATGTGGGTGGCCTACCTGGTGGGTATGGCTACCAAGTTCTCCGAGGCGGTTCTGGCGGTGCACTTTCGCCGCCAGTACACCGATGGCTCGGTGCTGGGTGGCCCTATGGTGTATATCCGCTATGGCCTGGGCCGGCGGATGGCCTGGCTGGCGGCGCTGTTTGCGCTGTTTACCGCCATTGCGGCATTTGGAATTGGCAACCTTTCGCAGGCGGGGGCAGTGGGGGCGGCCCTGGCTCAGGAGTTCAACGTGCCACCTGCGATTACCGGCTTGCTGGTCGCGCTTCTGGTGGGAATTTTGCTGGCCGGCGGCATTCGTTCGGTAGCACGGTTTGCCCAGGTGGTGGTGCCCCTCAAGCTGGTGTTGTTTTTCCTAGCGATTCTACCCCTTATTTTCATTCACCTCGAGAACCTCCCTGCAGCTTTTGTGCTGGTTGTTTCTTCTGCCTTTAGTTTTCAAGCAGCGGCTGGGGGTGCAGCAGGGGCGGCTGTATCGCTGGGTTTGGCCGAAATCCTAAAGGCGGGGGTGGGACGGGGGATTTTTGCCAATGAAGCCGGGTTGGGTTCAGCCGCCATTGCCCATGCCCAGGCCCAGGTCGATCACCCGGTGCGACAGGGTTTCTGGGGTCTCACGGAGATGCTCTTGAGCCTAACCGTGACCACCTTAATGGCCCTGACCTTTATTGCCAGCGGGCTCTGGCAGCGCTTTTTGGGCGGCGACCGGGTAGAAGCGGCCCGTGCTTTGTTCGCCGAGCATCCGCTGGGGGTGGCGGCGCTGGGACTCATGCTAGCTGTTTTTGCGCTGGGAACAATGGTTTCCTGGGGTTTTTATGGCGAGGAAGGGGCGGCCTACTTATTTGGTGAGGGTATCCGCTGGCCTTACCGCCTCACCTTCGCAACCTTCGCTTTCGTGGGGCCCTTGGGTGGGCTGGCAGCTCTGACCAGCGTGGCCGATACCCTCAACGGCCTGATGGCCATCCCCAACCTGATTGCTCTGCTGGCCCTCGGGGGGTTGGTGGGCCAGCTGTTGCGGGAGTTTTTTAGCGGTCTGCCCTGGCAGCCGCCCGAAGAAGAAGATTAG
- a CDS encoding DUF4388 domain-containing protein — MLSGNLAEFPLLRLLETLMGVARGGALLIEHPSFAGSVYFEGGHPVHAEAGPLRGLKALELLAGLKSAPFRFDAEQATPERSIERSLETHQLILHQFEAWSEVHLPHNWELTLHGCLIQEPAQLSPLEADVLAQVQGKSLAQALMSGRLSPLETAQVLSKLLRLGLLEARNHLTVEPEPLVVLTLYGGGQGVAAIDEGLFTHWQGLVGGAFMVRLRTKTLEATLRPEPRLNMQGRVGLFERDMRQLRLSRGVPVEVWPEAR, encoded by the coding sequence GTGCTAAGCGGAAACCTGGCGGAGTTCCCCCTTTTGCGGCTCTTGGAGACCCTGATGGGGGTGGCCAGGGGTGGGGCTTTACTTATCGAGCACCCCAGCTTTGCGGGTAGCGTTTATTTTGAAGGTGGGCATCCAGTACATGCTGAAGCTGGCCCGTTGCGGGGTTTGAAAGCCCTCGAGCTCCTGGCTGGTCTCAAATCGGCGCCGTTTCGTTTCGATGCGGAGCAGGCCACCCCCGAGCGCAGCATCGAGCGCAGCCTCGAGACCCACCAACTCATCCTGCACCAGTTTGAAGCCTGGAGTGAGGTACACCTGCCCCATAACTGGGAACTGACGCTTCATGGCTGCTTGATTCAAGAGCCTGCCCAGCTCAGTCCCCTCGAGGCCGATGTTTTGGCCCAGGTGCAAGGAAAGAGCCTGGCCCAAGCCTTGATGAGCGGACGACTTTCGCCCCTCGAGACGGCCCAGGTGCTCAGCAAGCTGTTGCGGCTGGGCTTGCTCGAGGCCCGGAACCATCTCACAGTTGAGCCAGAGCCTTTGGTGGTGCTCACTTTGTATGGTGGGGGACAGGGGGTGGCAGCCATAGATGAGGGTTTGTTTACACACTGGCAGGGCTTAGTGGGGGGAGCGTTTATGGTGCGCTTGCGCACCAAAACCCTGGAGGCTACCCTGCGCCCCGAGCCCCGCCTTAACATGCAAGGCCGGGTGGGGCTTTTTGAGCGTGACATGCGTCAACTGCGCCTCAGCCGGGGCGTACCTGTGGAAGTCTGGCCGGAAGCTAGATAA
- a CDS encoding helix-turn-helix domain-containing protein, which produces MLTVSYVKTRLSSELEQYPLTLSPREFATALGVGRDSIYAAIRAGKLVTIKTGRAFRIPRTEIDRIMREGLWLD; this is translated from the coding sequence ATGCTCACTGTAAGTTATGTGAAAACTAGATTGTCTTCTGAACTGGAGCAGTATCCATTAACTCTGAGCCCTCGAGAGTTTGCTACAGCCTTGGGTGTTGGTCGTGACTCGATTTATGCGGCAATCCGGGCAGGAAAGCTTGTGACTATAAAGACTGGTCGTGCCTTCCGAATCCCTCGAACGGAAATCGACCGCATCATGCGTGAGGGCCTTTGGCTGGATTGA
- the ispD gene encoding 2-C-methyl-D-erythritol 4-phosphate cytidylyltransferase — translation MKISVLLPAAGSGERIGRGPKAFLRVGGKTLLDWALEGFAWADEVVVALPPGFRVDGLKTVPGGQTRQQSVFNLVQAASGEVVLVHDVARPFVVRPAVERLLEAVRATGAATLAVPVPDTLVREEDRQYGEVIAREHHRLVQTPQGFRRELLWQAHQQAQAAGTEFTDDAQLVRWLGHPVALVEGDRRMFKVTYPEDLILAEGLAQVWNC, via the coding sequence ATGAAGATTTCGGTGCTGTTGCCTGCGGCCGGTTCGGGTGAACGGATTGGCCGGGGACCTAAAGCGTTTTTGCGGGTGGGTGGAAAGACCCTGCTGGACTGGGCCCTCGAGGGCTTTGCCTGGGCCGACGAGGTGGTGGTGGCCCTCCCGCCGGGTTTTCGGGTGGATGGCCTGAAAACCGTTCCGGGCGGCCAGACCCGCCAGCAGAGCGTGTTTAATCTGGTGCAGGCGGCCAGTGGTGAGGTGGTGCTGGTGCACGATGTGGCCCGGCCTTTTGTGGTGCGCCCGGCGGTAGAACGGCTGCTGGAGGCTGTTCGGGCCACAGGTGCGGCCACCCTGGCGGTACCGGTGCCCGATACCTTGGTGCGGGAGGAAGATCGGCAATACGGCGAGGTGATCGCGCGCGAACACCACCGGTTGGTGCAGACCCCCCAGGGCTTTCGCCGCGAGCTGCTGTGGCAGGCCCATCAGCAGGCCCAGGCCGCGGGGACTGAATTCACCGACGATGCCCAGCTAGTTCGCTGGCTGGGTCACCCGGTGGCGCTGGTGGAGGGCGACCGTCGGATGTTCAAGGTGACCTATCCCGAAGACCTGATTCTGGCAGAAGGGCTGGCGCAGGTATGGAACTGTTAG
- the xerC gene encoding tyrosine recombinase XerC, which produces MPKKLKRANRTGSVYFDKSKKRWIAQITLGFNQEGKQDFFKRSYKTKTEADNALARLRTQHEIGEVVPPSNLTVRELLEDWLTWKAMRDLRETTKASYSSVIRLYLVPALGSKRVQALTTSDIERAYETMREPRADHRGNGKTYVPSREQIVLVHRVLKQALKEWGVGRGIIKKNPADKVKIPKYKAKRGEVGGGRAKYEPYSESELRQFLEATFEHHLFIAFFLAGAMGLREAEIAGLRWKDVAIDAEQLNPEGEGQLWVRVQRTRVGGKIIEGSPKSERSNRPLPLSAKAVATLRVHREQQQDWAREYGWPWSNDGFVIAKPEEGTPLRPDSIWKRFRSLTNRLGLRPVAFHDLRHGFVSIMAAKRVPLEVISKLVGHHSATFTAEAYRHIFAAEGLTAAKAMDSVSPDVGIRTLTLNSASENTKDEPEPTPGLMRRKLTTYQAQRIKTRIKAGERPEDVAADYGISSRMARYIANGERYGRLESDASVSNKKLAIRNKVSRAN; this is translated from the coding sequence ATGCCTAAGAAACTCAAGCGGGCAAACCGGACAGGGTCGGTCTATTTCGATAAGTCAAAGAAACGCTGGATCGCCCAGATTACACTTGGCTTTAATCAAGAAGGCAAACAAGATTTTTTCAAGCGCTCATATAAAACCAAGACCGAGGCCGACAACGCGTTGGCCCGCCTTCGTACCCAGCATGAAATCGGTGAGGTAGTTCCACCAAGTAATTTGACCGTTCGAGAACTACTTGAGGATTGGCTTACTTGGAAAGCAATGCGTGATTTGCGCGAGACAACAAAGGCATCTTATAGCTCGGTAATACGACTATACCTGGTTCCGGCTTTGGGTTCGAAGCGAGTGCAGGCCCTAACCACATCGGATATTGAACGTGCATATGAGACTATGCGTGAGCCTCGGGCGGATCATCGGGGCAATGGTAAAACGTATGTACCATCCCGCGAGCAAATCGTATTGGTGCACCGAGTTCTCAAGCAAGCCCTGAAAGAATGGGGTGTTGGGCGGGGCATTATTAAGAAAAATCCCGCCGACAAGGTGAAAATACCAAAATACAAGGCCAAACGCGGCGAAGTAGGTGGAGGAAGGGCAAAGTACGAACCATACTCGGAATCTGAGTTACGCCAATTCCTTGAGGCCACTTTTGAACACCATTTATTCATTGCCTTCTTTCTAGCTGGTGCGATGGGTCTTCGGGAGGCAGAGATTGCAGGCTTACGCTGGAAGGATGTGGCCATTGATGCTGAGCAACTCAACCCCGAAGGCGAAGGCCAGTTGTGGGTTCGTGTGCAACGCACTCGAGTGGGTGGAAAAATTATCGAAGGTTCACCCAAATCTGAGCGTAGCAACCGCCCCTTACCACTATCTGCAAAAGCAGTTGCCACCCTACGCGTGCACCGAGAACAACAACAAGATTGGGCCCGAGAGTATGGCTGGCCTTGGTCAAACGACGGTTTCGTGATTGCAAAACCAGAGGAAGGAACTCCACTGCGCCCAGACTCGATTTGGAAACGTTTTAGAAGCCTTACCAACCGTCTTGGCTTACGCCCTGTAGCCTTCCACGATCTTCGTCACGGCTTTGTGAGCATTATGGCTGCCAAAAGGGTACCCCTCGAGGTCATCTCAAAGCTAGTAGGTCATCACTCGGCTACCTTTACTGCCGAGGCCTACCGGCACATTTTTGCCGCTGAGGGTTTGACAGCAGCCAAAGCGATGGACTCGGTCAGTCCCGATGTAGGAATACGTACTCTTACACTAAACTCAGCTTCAGAAAATACCAAGGACGAGCCCGAGCCAACCCCGGGCTTGATGCGCCGCAAACTTACTACGTATCAAGCTCAGCGCATAAAAACCCGTATTAAAGCGGGTGAACGGCCCGAAGATGTGGCTGCAGATTATGGAATTTCGTCCCGTATGGCCCGGTACATCGCGAATGGTGAACGTTATGGACGGCTCGAATCAGATGCATCGGTAAGCAACAAAAAGTTGGCTATTCGCAATAAGGTTTCTAGGGCCAACTAG
- a CDS encoding undecaprenyl-diphosphate phosphatase: MNIFEALILGILEGLTEFLPISSTGHLTLAAHLLQLDIENDPFIKSFIVVIQLGAILAVLALYFQRFLRDIEVWKRIIVAFIPTGILGFLLADVIENVFLGNDLIVVINLVGVGILLLFVDRWLQHHKRYDDVNQLPAPYAILIGLFQAVAMMPGVSRSGATIVGGMALGLSRRAAAEFSFILAVPTMLSATGFSLLRHMDDFRADNWGLLAVGFLAAFVSALLTVRWLLGFVSRNSFVPFAIYRILIGVVYGVFFLR; the protein is encoded by the coding sequence GTGAATATTTTTGAGGCGCTCATCCTGGGCATTCTCGAGGGCTTGACCGAGTTCCTACCCATCTCCTCCACCGGCCACCTCACCCTGGCCGCTCACCTGCTCCAGCTCGATATCGAAAACGATCCTTTTATCAAAAGCTTCATCGTGGTTATCCAGCTAGGGGCCATTCTGGCTGTTTTAGCCCTGTACTTTCAGCGTTTTTTGCGGGATATAGAGGTTTGGAAGCGCATTATTGTGGCCTTTATTCCCACTGGCATTCTGGGTTTTTTACTGGCCGATGTGATTGAGAACGTGTTCCTGGGCAACGACCTAATTGTGGTGATTAATCTGGTTGGCGTGGGCATTCTTTTGCTGTTCGTGGATCGCTGGCTGCAACACCATAAGCGCTACGACGATGTCAACCAGCTACCAGCACCTTACGCCATACTGATTGGCCTGTTTCAGGCCGTTGCCATGATGCCAGGGGTCTCGCGTAGCGGGGCTACCATCGTGGGGGGTATGGCCCTGGGGCTATCCCGTCGGGCCGCCGCTGAGTTTTCCTTCATTCTGGCCGTGCCCACCATGCTCTCAGCCACCGGGTTCTCCCTGCTGCGCCACATGGACGATTTCCGCGCCGACAATTGGGGACTGCTGGCAGTGGGCTTTCTGGCCGCTTTCGTATCGGCTTTGCTAACGGTGCGCTGGCTTCTGGGCTTCGTGAGCCGCAACAGTTTTGTACCCTTCGCCATCTACCGCATACTGATTGGGGTGGTGTACGGGGTGTTTTTCCTGCGTTAG
- a CDS encoding UbiX family flavin prenyltransferase: MSVPKRLVVGLSGASGMPYALDLLQTLRRMGGLEVHLVMSQGAKRVLVEEAELSLEAVEALAHGVHRSSDLGAPIASGSFRTLGMVIVPCSATTLAKVAYGLADNLLTRAAYVTLKERRPLVLVPREAPLPLPSLEAMVRAAQAGATILPAAPGFYHKPKTIDDLLAFMTQRILDLFGLEYSRAPRWGELQELELD, from the coding sequence ATGAGTGTACCCAAGCGACTGGTGGTGGGGCTTTCGGGCGCCTCGGGGATGCCCTACGCTCTGGATCTGCTGCAAACCCTGCGACGGATGGGTGGGCTGGAAGTCCACCTGGTGATGAGTCAGGGGGCCAAGAGGGTGCTGGTGGAGGAGGCGGAGCTGAGCCTCGAGGCCGTGGAGGCCCTGGCCCACGGGGTGCACCGCAGCAGCGACCTGGGGGCCCCCATCGCCTCGGGAAGCTTTCGTACCCTGGGTATGGTGATTGTGCCGTGCAGCGCGACCACTCTTGCTAAAGTGGCCTATGGTCTGGCCGATAACCTTTTGACCCGGGCGGCCTATGTAACCCTTAAGGAACGTCGCCCCCTGGTGCTGGTACCGCGCGAGGCCCCGCTGCCTTTGCCGAGCCTCGAGGCCATGGTTAGAGCGGCCCAGGCTGGGGCTACCATTCTCCCGGCAGCCCCTGGGTTTTATCACAAGCCCAAAACCATCGACGATCTGCTGGCTTTTATGACCCAGCGTATTCTGGATTTGTTTGGCCTTGAGTATTCCAGGGCGCCGCGCTGGGGCGAGCTACAGGAGCTCGAGCTCGACTAA
- a CDS encoding ABC transporter permease, giving the protein MYAISQALRSLRQHLTSTLATFFTALVSFSLLFLLGLLLWNLDRIVTSLERELEVAAFLKPGAQVTEILNQVKAWPEVGEARLQTKEEALATLQLDYPYLAQAREFIQNPLPDTIRIKLNDAQAVREVGRRVARLEGVDSVEYGGALTEQLVRVLAGLRVAVNILVVLLLLDTLFSVMGTIRLSIENRREELRVMQLVGATRRFIQGPFVAEGTLLTLAAGLVALGLGVVSYRFLAEALQNLLPFVPVLAGNDLARAAVAMLVLAILLGATGAYLASRANLRETDL; this is encoded by the coding sequence GTGTACGCCATTTCCCAGGCCTTGCGTTCATTGCGTCAGCATCTAACCAGTACCCTGGCCACCTTTTTTACCGCCCTGGTGTCGTTTTCGCTCTTGTTTTTGCTGGGCCTGTTGCTATGGAATCTGGATCGGATTGTGACCTCGCTCGAGCGCGAGCTGGAGGTGGCGGCTTTCCTAAAACCTGGGGCTCAGGTTACCGAGATTCTCAACCAGGTCAAAGCCTGGCCCGAAGTCGGCGAGGCTCGCCTACAAACCAAGGAAGAAGCCCTGGCCACGCTACAACTTGATTATCCTTACCTGGCCCAGGCCCGCGAATTCATCCAGAACCCCCTTCCCGACACCATTCGAATCAAGCTGAACGACGCCCAGGCCGTGCGCGAGGTGGGACGAAGGGTGGCCCGATTGGAAGGTGTAGACAGCGTGGAATATGGTGGTGCTCTCACCGAGCAGTTGGTGCGGGTGCTGGCGGGCCTGCGGGTGGCGGTAAACATTCTGGTTGTTCTACTTCTCCTGGATACGCTTTTTAGCGTAATGGGCACTATCCGGCTTTCCATCGAAAACCGCCGCGAAGAGCTTCGAGTAATGCAACTTGTGGGGGCCACTCGGCGCTTCATCCAGGGGCCTTTTGTGGCCGAGGGAACGCTGCTTACCCTAGCCGCTGGCCTGGTAGCCCTGGGGCTGGGGGTGGTCTCTTATCGCTTCCTGGCCGAAGCCCTGCAAAACCTGCTGCCCTTTGTGCCGGTACTGGCCGGCAACGACCTGGCTCGAGCGGCTGTAGCCATGCTGGTGCTGGCTATACTGCTGGGCGCTACCGGCGCCTACCTGGCCAGCCGGGCCAACCTGCGGGAGACCGATTTATGA
- a CDS encoding transposase encodes MERLRLAPRGMYLGVDLVPVEHQGCWIEGVDRVYSSSDKAPVWGHNLLSSGLVRLGEPPYPLSLEGFPSAALASEPYAYRTPGQALLQTVKVVTEAGYDLKGVVFDNQFAGQVHLAGLCAQNVPFVARARLNQKVGVELEGEARHLSIRELGEQYPPSKARYYKLIVLFSTLPTGVQEVIAAWKARWDLERVHRLLKQNLGLCKCLCRSYAAQLKHADLTLTALLCIREQKQLSPALSWRKAQLLSAQSLRRQLLTGLSA; translated from the coding sequence TTGGAACGGCTGAGGCTGGCCCCCAGAGGGATGTATTTGGGGGTGGACTTGGTGCCTGTGGAGCACCAGGGGTGTTGGATCGAGGGGGTGGATCGGGTCTATTCGAGCAGTGATAAAGCCCCGGTCTGGGGTCATAACCTGCTGTCCAGCGGGCTGGTACGTTTGGGAGAGCCGCCCTATCCGTTGAGCCTGGAGGGTTTCCCCAGCGCAGCGTTGGCCTCTGAACCCTACGCCTACCGCACCCCCGGACAGGCTTTGTTGCAGACCGTAAAGGTGGTCACGGAAGCGGGGTATGACCTCAAGGGGGTGGTGTTCGACAACCAGTTTGCGGGCCAGGTACATCTAGCAGGCTTGTGCGCTCAAAACGTTCCTTTCGTGGCCAGAGCACGCCTGAATCAAAAGGTGGGGGTGGAGCTTGAAGGTGAAGCTCGTCATCTATCTATCCGCGAACTGGGTGAACAATATCCACCCAGTAAAGCCCGCTACTACAAGCTCATCGTCCTGTTTTCCACCTTGCCAACGGGTGTTCAAGAGGTCATCGCGGCTTGGAAAGCCCGCTGGGATCTGGAGCGCGTACACCGCCTGCTCAAGCAGAACCTGGGCCTGTGCAAATGCCTCTGTCGTTCTTATGCTGCCCAGCTCAAGCACGCCGACCTCACCCTTACTGCCCTGCTCTGTATCCGAGAGCAAAAACAGCTATCCCCTGCGCTTTCCTGGCGTAAGGCTCAGCTATTATCCGCTCAATCCCTCAGACGGCAGCTTCTGACCGGCCTTTCTGCCTGA
- a CDS encoding murein hydrolase activator EnvC, with amino-acid sequence MRQRLGAWGLMGLLWVLALHPWALGQPSLNQLQQQAEQNRRLQQLQQQRIKQLNLDLASLDAATKQQIQELRRLEAEITRLERERAELTRQIELLENQKKQAEARIASLQKELEGLRERLSALLQSLHRERAGRYLPLLRAESFTDLSVRSRWIGVLGQHQTDLMERIKNTVRQLEEERVRLELLVNTLSERRAERQQRIAALAQNRQTVQLTLANLRQQQAGRQIILRETLQAQAQLQAELRLLQGRIAAELRRIAEERRRAEEERRRREAEERRQRELQAQRQREATARREREIAEVPRELVGALQFPVRGGRVAEPYGFQGNDWQTLQGDEASSPIVAAADGVVIDSLFIANLGYTLTIRHSDQMATQYVNVLEPRVSVGQRVTQGQVIGFTGGGVLIPSNQMWFRVIVIDSSGNFRYVDPSRYY; translated from the coding sequence ATGAGGCAGCGGTTAGGGGCTTGGGGTCTCATGGGCCTGTTGTGGGTGCTCGCCCTTCATCCTTGGGCGCTTGGGCAGCCCAGCCTCAACCAATTGCAGCAGCAAGCCGAGCAAAATCGGCGGCTTCAGCAGCTACAACAGCAGCGCATCAAGCAGCTCAATCTTGACTTAGCTAGCCTCGATGCAGCAACCAAACAGCAGATTCAGGAATTGCGCCGCCTGGAGGCCGAAATCACCCGCCTCGAGCGCGAGCGAGCCGAGCTAACTCGACAAATAGAGCTGCTGGAAAACCAGAAAAAGCAAGCCGAAGCCCGCATAGCCAGCCTGCAAAAGGAGCTCGAGGGCCTGCGCGAGCGGCTCTCGGCGCTGCTGCAAAGCCTGCACCGCGAACGAGCTGGGCGCTACCTGCCCCTTTTACGAGCCGAGTCCTTCACCGATTTATCGGTACGGAGCCGGTGGATAGGTGTGCTGGGGCAACACCAAACCGATCTTATGGAGCGCATCAAAAATACCGTGCGCCAGCTTGAGGAAGAGCGGGTACGGCTAGAATTGCTGGTGAATACCCTGAGCGAGCGTCGGGCCGAGCGGCAACAGCGTATTGCTGCCCTAGCCCAAAACCGCCAGACCGTGCAGCTCACCCTAGCCAATCTGCGGCAGCAGCAGGCTGGACGGCAGATTATTCTGCGCGAAACCCTACAAGCCCAGGCTCAACTACAGGCCGAACTACGGCTATTGCAAGGCCGCATTGCTGCCGAGCTACGGCGTATCGCCGAGGAACGTCGCCGGGCCGAGGAAGAGCGGCGCCGCCGCGAAGCTGAAGAGCGCCGCCAGAGAGAGCTGCAGGCCCAGCGCCAGCGCGAAGCAACCGCCCGCCGTGAACGCGAGATAGCTGAAGTTCCGCGCGAACTGGTGGGGGCTTTGCAGTTTCCTGTGCGCGGTGGACGCGTTGCCGAGCCCTACGGATTCCAGGGCAACGACTGGCAAACCCTCCAGGGAGATGAGGCTTCCAGTCCCATTGTGGCTGCCGCCGATGGAGTAGTGATCGATAGTCTGTTTATAGCCAACCTAGGCTACACCCTTACCATCCGCCACTCCGACCAGATGGCTACACAGTATGTGAACGTACTCGAACCCCGCGTCTCGGTGGGCCAGCGGGTTACACAAGGCCAGGTAATTGGCTTTACCGGCGGGGGTGTGCTCATTCCCAGTAACCAAATGTGGTTCCGGGTAATTGTCATTGATAGCAGCGGAAACTTTCGCTACGTCGACCCATCCAGGTATTATTAG
- the ispE gene encoding 4-(cytidine 5'-diphospho)-2-C-methyl-D-erythritol kinase, translated as MELLAPAKVNLGLSVLGRRPDGYHELHTLFAALRVGDRLWVEAIPEGIELEVRGQGLPADTNNLVYKAAQAYLTAAGWPGGVRVVLEKNLPLAAGLGGGSSDAAAVLRALSRLYPAALELPRLALGLGADVPFFLGPGLAEGRGVGERLTPLPPLRAALVLVNPGIAVSAAEAYKGLTPEMWQPELDIAGVVEAIQVGEEPPYWNTLERSVFRLHPYLEALKQELYRLGLRGVLMSGSGSTLFGLAREADEAAHLAGVLRSKYPNFWVVATETVS; from the coding sequence ATGGAACTGTTAGCCCCTGCCAAGGTGAACCTGGGTCTTTCGGTGCTGGGCCGCCGACCCGACGGCTACCACGAACTGCACACCCTGTTTGCGGCCCTGCGGGTGGGCGACCGGCTCTGGGTAGAGGCCATTCCCGAGGGAATTGAACTGGAGGTACGGGGCCAGGGCCTGCCTGCCGACACCAATAACCTGGTATACAAGGCTGCGCAGGCTTACCTGACGGCTGCTGGCTGGCCCGGCGGGGTGCGGGTGGTGCTGGAAAAGAACCTGCCCCTAGCTGCCGGGCTGGGTGGGGGCTCTTCCGATGCGGCGGCGGTGCTGCGGGCTTTATCCCGGCTCTATCCAGCAGCCCTCGAGCTGCCGAGACTGGCCCTTGGGCTGGGGGCCGACGTGCCCTTTTTCCTGGGGCCGGGCCTGGCCGAAGGGCGGGGGGTGGGCGAACGCCTAACCCCCCTTCCCCCCCTCCGGGCTGCGCTGGTGCTGGTGAATCCGGGCATTGCGGTTTCGGCGGCTGAGGCCTACAAAGGCCTCACACCCGAGATGTGGCAGCCCGAACTGGATATCGCCGGGGTTGTAGAAGCCATTCAGGTAGGGGAGGAACCCCCCTACTGGAATACGCTCGAGCGCTCCGTATTTCGCCTGCACCCCTACCTCGAGGCCCTCAAACAAGAGCTGTACCGCCTGGGGCTCAGGGGCGTGCTGATGTCGGGCTCAGGTTCTACGCTGTTTGGTCTGGCCCGTGAGGCCGACGAGGCCGCACACCTGGCTGGGGTTTTGCGAAGCAAGTACCCGAATTTCTGGGTGGTGGCCACCGAGACCGTAAGCTAG